In Capsicum annuum cultivar UCD-10X-F1 chromosome 7, UCD10Xv1.1, whole genome shotgun sequence, one genomic interval encodes:
- the LOC107855073 gene encoding defensin-like protein P322, whose protein sequence is MALYSMRFFATILLLAMLLMATEMGPMRIADAKTCDTLSENFKGICFSSTNCATTCQNEDEEYTGGHCRGLHRRCFCTTECEL, encoded by the exons ATGGCACTCTACTCCATGCGTTTCTTTGCTACTATATTACTTCTAGCAATGCTTCTAATGGCCACTG agaTGGGACCAATGAGAATTGCAGACGCAAAAACTTGTGATACACTGAGTGAAAATTTCAAGGGAATATGTTTCAGCAGTACGAATTGTGCTACCACCTGTCAGAACGAAGACGAAGAATATACTGGTGGCCATTGCCGTGGACTTCATCGTCGTTGTTTTTGCACTACAGAATGTGAATTATGA
- the LOC107855074 gene encoding defensin Ec-AMP-D1: MAHSMRFFAIVLLLAMLVMATEMGPMRIVEARTCESQSHRFKGACVSETNCASVCQTEGFSGGDCRGFRRRCFCTRPC; encoded by the exons ATGGCACACTCCATGCGTTTCTTTGCTATTGTATTGCTTCTAGCAATGCTTGTCATGGCCACTG aGATGGGACCAATGAGAATTGTAGAGGCAAGAACTTGCGAGTCGCAGAGCCATCGTTTCAAGGGAGCATGTGTTAGTGAGACGAATTGTGCCTCCGTCTGTCAGACCGAAGGATTTTCCGGTGGTGATTGCCGTGGATTTCGCCGCCGCTGCTTCTGCACTAGGCCATGTTAA